In Topomyia yanbarensis strain Yona2022 chromosome 2, ASM3024719v1, whole genome shotgun sequence, one DNA window encodes the following:
- the LOC131686247 gene encoding uncharacterized protein LOC131686247, with product MDAAALRSADLQKRHICRFCLQSSEQLQNIDGDEELTLKIAASLALDVSPGDGLPQALCERCLWLVEKFNLFKDQCIRAEFLLRSFALTGIPLMHALEPLEVGCFCSRQKSHAVDVEVQTTAPEVEPQVCEESKVKVEDDSDDEVIFIGDVKEEMDDDDWNLADVYDTGTVDELAEELYEEEAVNIIQSAPFSDVEQIFGGRINIDGSIDIEVKKLEQVFSVDASENVNLREENFTPIQSFSESRKENFDRACGENSVNDVETMRNQDLDDVDSLSNQIEKDDIEEALASMEDSVVDISTEETKSKSTPTKESCPEFVDLTLESDSPNIFQCSVKSRTEQRSLSTSFSDAMQLLLEDEKLYDTESQFKRNHTHRKHSSQATPTSQPLSRENSLQTTLNTLYGDIPTAPLRESDGLDSRFINREDGEIISDDELDPLALSSELAKVRLAAPEESSVLRAPSPNSDEEFPCETCDKFFPQAHLLEIHKKAYHSNSPQRGAPSAIGTAGSRQDTVPVPAEKFGSINRKVTLTIGSPLQECPNCGEMVPKATYWMHLKSHSSKETPLISFGEQGFGRI from the coding sequence ATGGACGCTGCCGCACTTCGTTCCGCCGATTTACAGAAGCGCCATATCTGCCGGTTCTGTTTGCAGTCCTCCGAGCAATTGCAGAACATCGATGGCGACGAAGAGTTGACGCTGAAAATTGCTGCCAGCCTGGCGCTGGATGTTTCACCCGGCGATGGATTACCGCAGGCGTTGTGCGAGAGGTGCCTGTGGTTGGTGGAGAAATTTAATCTATTCAAGGATCAGTGCATTAGGGCGGAATTTTTGCTCAGGAGCTTTGCTCTAACTGGGATTCCGTTGATGCACGCTCTGGAGCCGTTGGAAGTTGGCTGTTTCTGCTCCAGGCAGAAATCGCATGCCGTGGACGTGGAAGTGCAGACAACTGCACCTGAAGTGGAACCGCAGGTGTGTGAAGAGTCCAAGGTAAAGGTTGAAGACGATAGTGATGACGAAGTGATATTTATTGGGGATGTCAAGGAGGAAATGGACGATGATGATTGGAATTTGGCGGATGTTTACGACACGGGCACGGTAGACGAACTGGCCGAAGAATTGTATGAAGAGGAAGCTGTGAATATTATTCAATCGGCACCCTTCTCGGATGTTGAACAAATTTTCGGTGGTCGAATCAATATAGACGGATCAATCGACATTGAGGTGAAAAAGCTGGAACAAGTGTTTTCCGTTGATGCTTCTGAAAATGTTAATCTCAGAGAAGAAAATTTCACCCCTATACAGTCTTTTAGTGAGTCTAGAAAAGAAAACTTTGATCGAGCTTGTGGCGAAAATTCTGTGAATGACGTTGAAACGATGAGGAACCAAGATTTAGACGACGTCGACAGCCTCTCGAATCAAATTGAAAAAGATGACATAGAAGAAGCATTAGCCAGTATGGAAGATTCGGTTGTCGATATATCTACAGAAGAAACGAAATCCAAATCGACACCAACCAAAGAATCTTGTCCTGAATTTGTAGATTTAACTCTCGAATCTGACTCGCCAAACATCTTCCAGTGTTCAGTCAAAAGTCGTACAGAACAAAGATCCCTTTCTACCTCATTCTCGGATGCCATGCAACTGTTGCTGGAAGACGAAAAACTGTACGACACTGAGTCCCAGTTTAAAAGAAACCATACTCATCGAAAACATTCAAGCCAAGCTACGCCAACAAGTCAACCCTTGAGTCGCGAAAATTCACTACAAACCACTCTCAATACTCTCTACGGTGATATTCCAACGGCCCCCCTTCGCGAATCCGACGGTCTCGACAGCCGCTTCATCAATCGGGAAGATGGCGAAATTATCTCCGACGATGAGCTCGATCCGCTCGCACTAAGCTCAGAACTTGCGAAAGTCCGATTGGCCGCTCCCGAAGAAAGCTCGGTCCTGCGGGCACCGTCTCCCAACTCGGACGAAGAGTTTCCCTGTGAGACGTGCGACAAGTTCTTCCCTCAGGCACATCTACTGGAAATACACAAAAAAGCATATCACAGCAATTCACCACAGCGAGGAGCACCGAGTGCAATAGGTACAGCAGGATCCCGGCAGGATACGGTTCCAGTTCCGGCGGAAAAGTTCGGATCGATCAACCGCAAGGTTACGCTGACGATCGGTTCCCCCTTACAGGAGTGTCCCAATTGTGGCGAGATGGTACCGAAGGCCACCTACTGGATGCATCTGAAGTCTCACAGCTCCAAGGAGACACCGTTGATCAGTTTCGGGGAGCAGGGGTTCGGTAGAATTTGA